The genome window AATAGATAGAAGATTTTATGTATTCCAAAAAACTAACTGTATTGTGTGTGAGGTCAAATAATAGTAGTGAGataaaatattatttttattCTTCTTTCAGTTCCACATCAACTAGCTATTTGAGACAGCCATTACGGAGACCCCTAGGTCTATTGAGCCCTAGAATACATATGGGATTTCGTGAGTCAGATTTGGCAATACCCCTGCATTAAAAGAATGGTTGTACAGTGACAGTGAAAGGCAGGTCAGGTGCACCGCTCGCCACCTCTATATATAGCTGCAACGCACCAGCCCATCCATCCCAACTATCCCGATCCCGTCGACCCTGCCACATACAGCCTCGTTTGAGCTCTAGACTCGAGAGAGGCGGATAGGGAGAGGCAGCACCGCAGGGAGCAGTGACAGAGAggccgagcgagagagagagatggacgtGGAGAGGAAGGTGGTGGAGGCGGACGACGACGGCCGCGTCAGAACAGGTAACAGTCGTCTGTGGACTCCGTACTTGCTTCCTCTAGCTTCTAGTCTTCTAGTCCTGCACACACATCTCGTTGAGTTAATTTGTAGCCTCTGATTTCTGGTCTGTGGTCTCCGTTGATTCACCATTTATCTGCCGTTGTCATCAACACCGTACCACCACCATGCTTTCCTACTCGCAGTCCGCCGTGTCCTTGTCCCGACGAGGCGTAGATTTCTCCATGCCTCAGAATGTTCCTATGGTGTGGTGGGGGGTAGCAAGGCCGTCAGCTCGTTGAGTAATTCGCCGCAGTTGCTCTACACGTCCATGGCGACATGAAGATGGAGTTGCTCTACTCTGGATAGGGTCGACGtgagctggtgctggtgctgatcGTCTTTCTCCGTTTCCACAGCTGGGGAGACGTGGGGGATTTCAGTTGCCAGCATATAGGAAGCATGCGCTTCTCGTCTTTTTAGACATCAGGCCCTTCCCGTTTCTCTCTTGCATTTCCGCCATCTTTACACCGCACCTTCTAGCTTTTGGTGCTAACTACTAGCAAggtgaagatgacggttgatggaGCCACAAACACTTACATGCATAGTTCAAAATTTAATGAATCGAGTTCCCATTTAATAATAGCTCGTGCGCTAAGCCTGACACACGCACATCCATCATATAATTTTTGAAAATAAATACATAAATAAATTTTAACATACTCTCTTGATGTTTTCTGCAATGCTGCAAGGCTTGCAAGTAAGAAATGCTATTCAATTCAGAGTGGTTCCTATGTCACCGATTTAATTAGGAAGGCAATATTTAGTGTGCCATTGGTAAGGTTTTTAGGACCTGTTTTTGCTTCTCATAAACTAAAAGCCAACCCAAAGGATGTAAACCAGAAGCTATTGTTTTTCAGGAGCAGTTAATTTTGGGCAGTTCAATCTTAAAAGCACCTCACACTCTGCTTTTGTATTTTTGGCCTTCTGTTTTCGAAATGGTGAAAATAAAGAACTCTTTTACGGTTGTTTCAAAAAAAAACAGATATGATGTATCTTTAATACTTATCTGAACATAAATAGCTTATACCTTTTTCATAGACCATAAGATATACCAATTTTTTCATACCACACACACAATTTATATCAAGATTCCCAGAAGCCACAGCTCACCCAAAGCTAGGCATTCTTATACGGCACGCCAAACCTGAGGCgaactttttttttcttttcggaAAATAGAAATTACTTAGAAAAATGGAGTTATCAAACTAGCCATAAATGTATAAGTTTGAGGCTGCCTAAATTGAATATTAAGTATTTAATCGTTCACACTCCATCCAAACATTAATTATTTAATCATTCACAGTTTATCTAATTTAGGGAGGTAAAATCGAATATTAGTATAGGGTGAATGGATCTATTCCAACGTGGATAAACACCCGGATGAAACAAAGCCAACTTTGCTTATGATGATCAGCAAACGTCTTAGGCGAGGATTTCCTTCACCCGCATATGCTTTTGCACGCGTCACTCGTCGAGATTTAACGTCTCTTGAGCGTATCGATTTCCTTCGAAACAGCATCCGTGAAATTGAAGAGAAATACAATGTACATGTACCTTTGCAGTTTGCACCATTAATCCATTATCTAAAAACAGACACCTTTGCATATAGCACAACTGAATAAAGCTAGCATAACTGAATGAAGCTATAGCTAGTGATCAGCACCTGAATATGTGACATAGATAGAGTGAAAAAGCTTCTTTTGCCACACCTTCATCAAGCTAGGAAGAGCCTAAGCGGCATAGTATCGATGCAGGAACTAGGTCCTCCTCCCCAGTTGCTTGCAGCAACAACTGGGCTACTCGAAAGACACATAATGCCAGTGGTGACTTGGCAGCCACTACCTTTAACATACAAAGAAACAAGAGTGTATATAGTGACAACTTTCTACTCCTGAACAGCTCCAGCTGTCCAATACTAGTCCTCCAGAATTATATTCAGGCGTAGTTGCGTTGCGTGTGAGATCATGCGCCATTAGATGTCTGTTGCAATTATTCTCCTATAGATTTATAGGAATCCCGAAAAGGGTGGAGAGTATTATTCACCTCGAATCGGTAATAGTCTATCAGAAAGTGTTCAGTGTGGGCCAATAGTGGTTTGTATATGAATGGATGGCTGCAAGCTATGCTCTCTCCACTTCCCCATAATTCTAGACTACTAGaggtctttttcatggcaccaaaATAGTACATAACTAACTGCATATGGGGTGCACAGTTGTGGACTTGTGGCCCTGAAGAAGGCATCTGTGAGTGTGAGTGGACAGTTGAGCAGTCCTGAACACTGGCTGACTGGTGAAGTGCAAGGATATGTATGGATGGGACTGTTGTTGAGACTTGAGATGATTTATCACAACCTTGCCAACAGGGTGTGTTAAGCTGTCTCCAGTAACCCTCTTATCTCATTTTCTTTCTCACCTTCTATTTCAAACTTCATTATACAAACAGTGTTATCTATAGTACATAGTGTTTTGCACGACCTTGATCTGTTGGACACAACATTAGACTATCTCCAGCAACTTATCCATCGCCatacccatattcaaactccactctgcgaACAGTGCAGTTTACGGTGTAATTAAAACACTGCAAAACAGTATTTTGGGTGACCATATGGGTGAGGTGCAGAACAGAGTCTTATATTGCCTTAATGGGTTATGATGAGTTTGACTAGTTAATGACTCAAAGCAAGTAGTTCCTGAATTCTCAACTGTTGCAAAGTTTGTTGGATGCCACATCACGCTCCACAGATATAAGCAACCTGTGTCGCAGCTTCCAAAAAGGCCTTTCATGCTTACACACGTTGGTGAAAAGGGTTATATATGCAGCTCCAACTGGACTGACATAGCACGAGTAACACACCAAATCTTGCTTTACTATAGCCTAGGCAACTTTAATTTGTTAAGCATGCTTTAGACTATTTTTAGCAGCTTACCATCATCATACCCATATTCAAACTCTACTCTGCGAACAATGCAGTTTACGGTGTAAAACAGTATTTTGGGTGACCATATGGGTGAGCTACTGAACATATTCTTATATTGACTTAATGCGTTATGATGAGTTTGACTAGTTAATAATGACTGAAAGCAAGTAGTTCCTGAATTCTCAACTGTTGCAAGTTTGTTGGATGCCACATCACACTCCACACAGATATAAGCAACCTGTGTTGCAGCTTCCAAAAAGGCCTTTCATGCTTACACACGTTGGTGAAAAGGGTTATATATGCAGCTCCAATTGGACTGACACAGCACGAGTAACACACCAAATCTTGCTTTACTATAGCCTAGGCAACTTTAATTTGTTAAGCATGCTTTAGTTGTATAATTGCCACTGCTTTGGTAGTGCTTAGAATAAGCCAATGGAGTTGGGGTTCCATGACGCGATCCAAACAATGGGCTATGCGTATGTCATTGGGGTTCCATGACGATCCAAATAATGGGCTACGCATGCGTGTGTAACACTGGCAGTTCGAGTCGCAGCTGTTGGTTTTGCTTTATGTAATGGTATCCAGCGCATCAGCAGTAGATCAATGGGCTAGCTTTACTCAACTTGCTTACGAAAATTGACCCAAAATGGTAACGAATTACCTAGTGGAAAAAAAAGGAGCCATGAGTCGTTGACGACTAGCTGAAGACGACCATGTGAAAGTATAATGATGACCTCATTCAGTGGTGTAATCCAATAGTCTACTTCTACTGAAAATGCTCAGAGATTGCAACACGCATGCAACATGATCGATGGTGTTCTGTACAACGCCGGCCAGGTGGCGAGCAGGTCGTTAATAGATGACGACCTGAACACTCCTGTTCTTCGACAGGGACGGTGTGGACGGCGACGACGCACGCCATCACCGCCGTGATAGGCTCCGGCGTGCTGGCGCTGCCCTGGAGCGTGGCGCAGATGGGCTGGGTCCTCGGCCCCGTCGCCCTCGTCGGCTGCGCCTACATCACCTACTTCACCGCCGTCCTCCTGTCCGACTGCTACCGCACGCCGGACCCCGTCCACGGCAAACGGAACCGCACCTACATGGACGTCGTCCGCTCATGCCTCGGTATCCGCACCATGCGTGTGGCTTTTTTTTTCTGAATTTCCATGGGCAACGAGTCAACGACAGTAGTAGCGTGTTCTGATCGTGATGGGCATGGCAATGACAAGGATGTTCTCTCTGAGCATGTGTGTACGTGTGTAGGGCCTAGAGATGTGGTGGTGTGTGGACTCGCACAGTACGCGATCCTCTGGGGGACAATGGTGGGCTACACCATCACCACTGCCACGAGCATCATGTAAGCTCTAAAAATTCCTGTTCAGTGGCGCACAAGACACCGCACATTTTTTTTAGGTCTGGGCTAAAAAGAAGTTCGTCGTtgggcgcgccgccgccgcgtgcGTGAATGAATGGCATGCAGGGCCGTCGCGCGCACGGACTGCCGCCACCACAGGGGCCACGACGCGGCCTGCGCCTCGTCCGGGACGGTGTACATGGTGGCGTTCGGCGTCGTCGAGGTGGTCCTGTCCCAGTTCCCGAGCCTGGAGAAGCTCACGATCATCTCCGTGGTCGCTGCCGTCATGTCGTGCACCTACTCCTTCGTCGGGCTGTTCCTGAGCGCCGCCAAGCTCGCGTCGAACCACGGGGCGCGCGGCAGCCTCCTCGGCGTCAAGATCGCCGCGGGCGTCTCCGCGTCGACCAAGACGTGGCACTCACTGCAGGCACTCGGCAACGTTGCCTTCGCGTACACCTACTCCATGCTTCTCATAGAAATCCAGGTACGTGCACGTTGCAGGCTTTTCAGCTGTCAGCTAGCGTACAGTATGTGGCATGCATCATGGTTGCGACGACTGTAATGTCATTGGCAATGTGGCTTTGCCCATGAACTTAGGACACTGTGAAGGCACCGCCATCAGAGAACGTGACGATGAAGAGGGCCAGCTTCTACGGCATCAGCGTGACGACCATCTTCTACGTCTCGCTCGGGTGCATCGGCTACGCGGCCTTCGGCAACGCCGCGCCGGGGAACGTGCTTACCGGCTTCGACGAGCCGTTCTGGCTCGTcgacgtcgccaacatcgccgtgGTCGTCCACTTGGTTGGGGCATATCAGGTGAGACCCCTTCTTGGTTCTTGCAGATCGCATGCTCTGGACGCTCGCAGTTCGTTTGCATGATGAATGCGCTTAATTGTGTCATTGTGTGTGGCAGGTGTACGCGCAGCCGATCTTCGCGTGCTACGAGAAGTGGCTGGGGTCCCGGTGGCCGGACTCGGCCTTCTTCCACCACGAGTACGCGGTGCGCCTGCCCGGCTGCGCGGTGCGGTTCACGATGTGCAAGCTGGTGCTGCGCACGGCGTTCGTGGCCGCCACGACGGTGGTGTCGCTGATGCTGCCCTTCTTCAACGCCGTGCTCGGGCTGCTGGGCGCCATCGCCTTCTGGCCGCTGACGGTGTACTTCCCGGTGACCATGTACATCGCGCAGGCCAAGGTGGCGCCCGGCAGCCGCAAGTGGGTGGCGCTGCAGGCGCTCAATGTGGGCGCGCTCCTGGTTTCGCTGCTCGCCGCCGTGGGCTCCGTGGCCGACATGGTGCAGCGCCTGGGCCATGTCACCATCTTTCAGACGCAGCTCTGAAACAAGTATTCAGATCTTATGCATGGGAACGcgcttgcagaggcatacatcatACACATGCTTGTGCCGTATATTCACCTGtgatcttagtacattggttttggaaGAACAACTAAAAATGGAGCATGTAAGTCATTCCACCTAGATTTCGTGCATTGCAAGAGTGCTTTTTGGGGTGAAATAGCAGACAGTGCACACTCCATGACACATTTGAAGCCCAGCTAAGCGTTGGGCTGAATTAATGATTATGTTTCTTCAAGGGAAAAATAGCACTTCACATTTTTACTCTTTCGTTGGCCCTTGAGAAATGACATAAATTTTAATCATTCGTTGGCCCTTGACAAACGACATTTGAATTTTAACCTTTCGTTGGGCCTTGATAAATGGCAATATAATGGCTTCCGTGGTCAACCGAGACACCGAGTTACCGAGCACTCAAAAAAAAATGACGTCTGCTAGTCCGTAAACTACATCTTTCGTTTGGATCCTGAGAAACGCATGATTTCGGATAGCACTGTTGTACAATCAATTAGTATAGGTAAattgtgttgagaactacgttgccGCAGATCACCAGAtctgctcccttccctcccgtcagcagtagaggcgtaaCAAGCTGTAGAGaatccgtctcccttcccataagcacgacagagaaaacacacgagacactggatatagggttgggcctctggcctctttctgatctctattccatatgaggggtacatgttctatatatagagacgtgaTTGCCCTCAAGGAcatattcggtatttgcccacataacccttcattagggtttctcaacactcccccttgggcgaataccgcgaccaacacatgcctcattaaaactcccaaaaaaacccagtgggaaaatatggagaaagagcgcATGGTGACGcatattgcatttgcactttattgcctcattaaaaacctcatgtgagaaacttcaggaaaactcaccaaggaaaaagagtacaacaactgtcatcAGGACATATTTCGATCTTCTATATCTAGATTCAATTGAATCTTCTATaaaggctaactttagaaatgtgctcccctgatccttgcaaaccgtatcaataaggcaaaacatcttcttctggaagtatatgcatataaagatttagcaaacggattgcatatccttgcaaggactatttcaggaactttacctctactcacttataggatatacgaggtaagtgcacatatcaatataaataagccactttgattgatggtgtttgatcgactggatctatatatttgatagaaagttccataaaggttcataTATTGACCATCAAGttgacgccttcagggcatagaatatgacatttattatcacacgattgtgatcaatataagcattcgctccccctaacgatgacatatgtcaaagtcgttatccctcataattCAAGCATATTCTttaagatatatgtctcattgttcatctggaataacgagaatggatgaggttggggtgctataattttctatcttacaacacaatttatacatagttgtgcaaagcaag of Zea mays cultivar B73 chromosome 8, Zm-B73-REFERENCE-NAM-5.0, whole genome shotgun sequence contains these proteins:
- the LOC100383250 gene encoding amino acid permease 4-like isoform X1, yielding MDVERKVVEADDDGRVRTGPRDVVVCGLAQYAILWGTMVGYTITTATSIMAVARTDCRHHRGHDAACASSGTVYMVAFGVVEVVLSQFPSLEKLTIISVVAAVMSCTYSFVGLFLSAAKLASNHGARGSLLGVKIAAGVSASTKTWHSLQALGNVAFAYTYSMLLIEIQDTVKAPPSENVTMKRASFYGISVTTIFYVSLGCIGYAAFGNAAPGNVLTGFDEPFWLVDVANIAVVVHLVGAYQVYAQPIFACYEKWLGSRWPDSAFFHHEYAVRLPGCAVRFTMCKLVLRTAFVAATTVVSLMLPFFNAVLGLLGAIAFWPLTVYFPVTMYIAQAKVAPGSRKWVALQALNVGALLVSLLAAVGSVADMVQRLGHVTIFQTQL
- the LOC100383250 gene encoding Amino acid permease 4-like produces the protein MDVERKVVEADDDGRVRTGTVWTATTHAITAVIGSGVLALPWSVAQMGWVLGPVALVGCAYITYFTAVLLSDCYRTPDPVHGKRNRTYMDVVRSCLGPRDVVVCGLAQYAILWGTMVGYTITTATSIMAVARTDCRHHRGHDAACASSGTVYMVAFGVVEVVLSQFPSLEKLTIISVVAAVMSCTYSFVGLFLSAAKLASNHGARGSLLGVKIAAGVSASTKTWHSLQALGNVAFAYTYSMLLIEIQDTVKAPPSENVTMKRASFYGISVTTIFYVSLGCIGYAAFGNAAPGNVLTGFDEPFWLVDVANIAVVVHLVGAYQVYAQPIFACYEKWLGSRWPDSAFFHHEYAVRLPGCAVRFTMCKLVLRTAFVAATTVVSLMLPFFNAVLGLLGAIAFWPLTVYFPVTMYIAQAKVAPGSRKWVALQALNVGALLVSLLAAVGSVADMVQRLGHVTIFQTQL